TGCCATTGTTTGGGTCTTGCAACAAAAATAGACAAACAAAATTTCAGAAAGGTATTTCTTGAAGACGCTAACAGAGTGAATTCTGGAAACTAGTCTCCCCACATTTTTTTGAAGAGCTATCCCAGTTGTACTTGAAAATCGCCGTTGTGGTTTTTGGAGTGGATTGTGAAGTAACTATAGTGTGAATTAAAATATCGTATATCCTTCCATATTTTCTAGTAACCACAATGTGTTAATATGCGATATTTATTAAACTATTATTTAATAACAAACAGTTTTTTATATTTTTAAAATTCATGTAAGGCAGCAGGAATATGACTAAAAAAGTATTGAATTATGTGACTTAAACACGCACCAATTAATTTTAAGTATGCTAAAAAAATAATTATTATCTATTTGTTATGTGAGAAATAATCTCACATTTTATTGCTTCTATGCATATAAGTATGGTAATATGGATATAATCTTATTAAATTTGCGAGATATTTTCTCGATAAGAAAGAGGCGATTGTTATGCTATGCCAATTTATATTTAAAAATTTTAGGTCATTCAAAGACGAAGCGATCCTTGATATGCAAGCAATAAAAATATCTGAGCACGAAAACAGTCTGATTGTAGATAAGATGGATGGGACTGAATTTTTGCCTGTTGCTGTTATATATGGTCCTAACGGTGGTGGTAAATCGAGTGTTCTTGAAGCATTTGTATACTTGACACGGAAAGTTTTAATGCCAATCATTGCTTTGAAGGAAATTTCAAAACAAAGGAATGATGATGATATTTTTGCAGGTGTTTCTGATGAGTCAAGAAAAACAAAGGAATTCAGTAATACAGAATTAGAAGAAACCGACAGGTATTTTAAATTCAGCAAAGGTGCTAAAAATCAACCTATTGAATTTGAAATATTATTTAGAACCAGAGGCTATGAATATAAATACCAGCTTCATATATTGCATGGTGAAGTTTTAGAAGAGTATCTATTTATGAAAAATTTAAAATCAAATAGGCCGGAAGTGGTTTTTGAAAGAGATAGAGATGGTATATACTTAGGAGATGTTCTAGAGGACATTAATGTAAACAAGATTAAACCATCTCTACCACTACTGTCTCATATTTCAATAAGTAAAGATATAGATATCATTGAAAATGTTATTGAGTGGTTTATGAGCAGCGTAATCTTAAATTATGATAAT
This sequence is a window from Pseudobacteroides sp.. Protein-coding genes within it:
- a CDS encoding ATP-binding protein; the protein is MLCQFIFKNFRSFKDEAILDMQAIKISEHENSLIVDKMDGTEFLPVAVIYGPNGGGKSSVLEAFVYLTRKVLMPIIALKEISKQRNDDDIFAGVSDESRKTKEFSNTELEETDRYFKFSKGAKNQPIEFEILFRTRGYEYKYQLHILHGEVLEEYLFMKNLKSNRPEVVFERDRDGIYLGDVLEDINVNKIKPSLPLLSHISISKDIDIIENVIEWFMSSVILNYDNPIRDRTIGLSKGKKGEKQFLNMLNEMDINIIGIRLVKDTDGNITDIFTKHKLIDGSEGELLFEEESSGTRKLFGLLPFILKCLKDGNLVIADEMDAKLHPKLLRYIIELFTNPKINKSGAQLLFTSHDLTNMKNTVFRRDEIWFAALDKFEASQLYSLVEFKKENGEKVRKDETYDKQYMEGRYGADPYLRTILDWGEDLQ